From the genome of Phycicoccus duodecadis:
ACCTCGGCGCCCGAGCGCTCCTCGATCTCGATGCCCGAGCCGTCGGCCATCGCGAGGTCGACCGTCGACCACGGGGCGGCCACCAGCAGCGGGATGCCGGCCTCGTGGCAGGCGAGCGCCACCCCGAGGGTGCCGATCTTGTTGGCCACGTCGCCGTTGGCGGCGATGCGGTCGGCCCCCACCACCGCGCAGTCGACCAGCCCGCGCAGGATGGTCGAGGCGGCCGCGCCGTCGACCTGCACCGCGTGCGGGATGCCCTCGGCGGCCAGCTCCCAGGCGGTGAGCCGGGCCCCCTGCAGCAGCGGGCGGGTCTCGTCGGCGTAGACGAACTCGACCGCACCCCGCTCGTGCAGCTCACGGACCACGCCCAGCGCGGTGCCCCAGCCCGACGTCGCGAGCAGCCCGGCGTTGCAGTGGGTGAGCACGCGCAGCCGGTCCCGCCCGGTCCGCGCCAGCAGCCAGTCGGCAGCCAGGCGAGACAGCTCACGGTTGGCGGCCTCGTCGGCGGCGGCGACCTCGAGGCCGGCCCGCAGCACCGCCTCGCGGCCCTGCGGGAGCAGCCCGCGCACCTGGTCGACACCCCACGCGAGGTTGACCGCGGTGGGGCGGGCGTGGCGCACCCGGTCGATCTCGCGGTCGAGCCGCGCGGCGTCCCAGCCGGACCGCTCCCCCTCGTCGAGGGCCACCACCACGCCGAGCGCGCCCGCCACGCCGAGCGCCGGGGCGCCGCGGACGGCCAGGGCGTCGATGGCCTCGACCAGGCCGTCGACGGTGTCGAGGTCGAGGTAGGTGGTCGTGAGGGGCAGCACCGTCTGGTCGAGGATGCGCAGCACCCCGCGGCCGTCACGGCCTCCGTCGTGGACCCACTCGATCGCGCGCTCGGTCATGGCGGGAGCCTACGACCCCCGGCCCCGACGCCGCCGCACCCCCCGGGACCATCGCCCCTTGCCCTCGGGTCCGGACAGTGGGAGCGTCAGTGCGTGGGGCGAGGGCGCCCCACACGACGACGGACACGTCATCCCGCAGCGTCCATGGCGCGCCCGCCGCCGGTCCCCCGACTGGAAGGACGGAGCATGTCAGGGTCCCGTGTGGTCGTCGGTGTCGACGGCTCGCCCCTCTCGGCCACGGCCGTGCAGCACGCCGCCCGCGCCGCCCACGACCGCGGCCTGCCGCTGCACGTGGTGCACGCCTTCGCGCCCGACCTGCCGATGCTGGGCTTCGGCGCCCTGGCCGACCGCGAGGTCGTCACCGCCCACGGGCGGCGCCTCCTCGCGGCGGCGGTGGCCCGGGCCCACGCGGTGCATCCCGACCTGGAGGTCACGACGGCCCTCCCCGACGGCTACGCGAGCACCGCTTTGGTCTCGGCATCCCGGTCGGCCGCCCTGGTGGTCGTCGGGGCCACCGGGTTCGGGCTGCTCAGCCACACCACGATGGGCGCGGTCGCCCGGCAGGTGCTCGCCCACGCGCGGTGCTTCGTCCTGGTGGTCGGCCACGAGACCGCCGGCGCCCCGACCCGGGGCGGCCGGGTCGTGGTCGGCGTCGACGGGTCCAAGGCCTCGCTGACCGCACTGCGCGCGGCCGCGCACGAGGCCCAGCGGCTCGGAGGGAGCCTCGAGGTCGTGCACGTCTGGCAGGCCAGCGGGGCGCACGACCCCACCCTGGCCAGCGCGTCGAGCTGGGAGGACTACGAGCAGGGCATCGAGCGTTCGGTACGGGCGACCCTGGCCGAGCCGGGTCTGCCCGCCGTCCCGGCCGCCGTCCACGTCGTGCGGGAGGACCCGGTGCGAGCCCTGGTCGAGCACGCGGAAGGCGCCGACCTGCTCGTCGTGGGCAGCCGCGGCGCGGGCGGGTTCGAGGGCCTGCGGCTGGGCTCGACCGCGACGTCGCTGGTGGGCCGCTGCCCCGCCCCGCTGCTGGTCACCCGCTGACGCGAGAGCCGTCGAGCCGCTCGGTGGCGCCGAGCCGGTCGAGCACGAAGGCCCACTCCCAGGCGATCTGCTCCCAGGCGGCGTACCGCCCGGACCGGCCACCGTGCCCCGCCGAGAGCTCGGTGCGCAGCAGGATCGGGGAGCGCTCGGGGTCGTTGGTGACGGTGCCGCGCAGCCGGGCGACCCACTTGGCCGGCTCGGTGACGTAGACCCTGGTGTCGTGCAGGCTGCTGGTCGCGAGGACGGCCGGGTACTCGACCGCCCGGATGTTCTCGTACGGGGTGTACGCCCGCATGGCCGCGTAGACCTCGGGGTCGTGGAGCGGGTCGCCCCACTCCTCCCACTCCCCCACCGTGAGCGGCAGCTCGGGCTGGAGGATGGTGGTCAGGGCGTCGACGAAGGGCACGGCCGCGTGCACGACCCGGAACCGCTCGGGGGCCAGGTTGACCACCGCCCCCACCAGCAGACCGCCGGCCGAGCCACCCTCGAGCCCCAGTCGGCCCGGCGCCACCCAGCCGGCGTCGACCAGGTGGCGCGCGACCGCCACGGTGTCGGAGAAGGTGTTGGGCTTGGCGGTCAGCTTGCCGTCGTCGTACCACCGTCGGCCCATCTCGCCGCCCCCGCGCACGTGCGCGACGGCGAAGACCACACCGCGGTCGACCAGCCCGAGGCGCGCCACCGAGAAGTACGGGTCGGAGGAGATCTCGTACGCCCCGTACGCGCCGAGCAGGCCGGGGTTGGTGCCGTCCGCGGTGACCCCCCGGCGGCGCACGATCGAGACCGGCACGGCGGTGCCGTCGTCGGCGGTGGCCCACTCGCGCGACTCCTCGTAGTCGGCGGCGTCGAAGCCGCCGAGCACCGGCTGGCGCTTGAGCACGGTGTGGGCCCCGGTGGCGAGGTCGACGTCGAGGACGGTGCGCGGCGTCGTCCACGACTCGACGACGACCTGGATGGTGCTCTGGTCGGGCTCGGGGTTGTCGCCCAGCCCGATGGAGTGCACCGGCTGCTCGACCGGCACGTCCCACGGCGCGGCGTGCCCGGACACCGAGGCCTCGTCGCGCGGCAGCACCCGCAGCGCGGTGAGGCCCCCGGTGCGCAGCGACAGCACGGTGGCGCGGTCGAAGGCGTCGACCCCGACGAAGCGCTCGCCCTCGCCGGAGGCCAGCAGCGGCACCCACTGCTCGTGCGAGGTGGCGTCGAGCGGCGCCCACGCGAGGTCGGAGTCGGGGGTGTGGGTGTTGTGCACGACCAGCAGCCGGTCGCCGGCGGGCTCGACGTCGTACTCGACGCCCTCGCGGCGGGGGGCCACGACCCGCCACTCGCCTTCGGGGTCGGTGCTGTCGAGGATGCGCACCTCGCTGGTCGTCTTCGAGCCCAGGCCGAGCAGCAGCCAGCGCTCGTCGCGGCTGGAGCTGATGCCCATCCAGAATCGCTCGTCGTCCTCCTGGTGCACCAGCACGTCGTCGGCGGCCTCGGTGCCGACCCGGTGGCGCCACAGCTGGTGGGGGCGCCAGGCGTCGTCGACACGGGTGTAGAACACGAAGCGGCCGTCGTGGCTGAACTCGCAGCCGTAGCCGATGCGGGTGAGCGAGCGGTCGAGGACCTCGCCCGACGACACCTCGCGCACCGTGAGGTCGAAGCGCTCGTCACCGGCGGTGTCGACGGCGAACGCGACGAGCCGGTGGTCGGGGCTGACGGTGAGCGCGCCGAGCGAGAAGAACTCGGAGTCACCGGCCTCGACGTTGCCGTCGAGGACGACCTCCTCGCCGGGGAGGGGCGCGCCCTCGGGGTCGGGGCGGGGGTCGCCCTCGGCCCGCGGGGCGCGCACGTGCGCGGTGTACTGGCGCCCCTGCGCGGTGCGGCTGAAGTACCACCACGGCCCGCTGGCCACCGGCACCGAGAGGTCGTCCTCCTTGACCCGCGCCTTGATCTCGGCGAAGAGGGTGGCGCGCAGCGGCGCGAGGTCGGCGGTGACGGCTTCGGCGTAGGCGTTCTCGGCCTCGAGGTGGCTCAGCAGCTCGGGGTCCTCGAGGTCACGCATCCACCAGTAGGGGTCCTCGACGCGGTCGCCGTGGTGCTCGCGCACGTGCGGACGCTGGGGGGCGGTCGGAGGGCTGGGAGGGGTGGGGCGCGCCATGGCGCCACCCTATGGGGCGGCGCCCACCAGGCCCGGGCCGCCCGCCCCGGACACGGCGAGGGCCGCACCCCCGGGTGGGGTGCGGCCCTCGGCGGGTCGGGCTCGGTCAGAGACCGGCGACCCGGTCGGCGGGCGCCCGCAGCCCCGGGTTCGCCTTGACGTAGGCGACCAGGTTGGCGAGGTCCTCGGCCCCACCGAGCAGGTTGGTGCCGGCGGAGAACCCGGTGAACAGGTCGCCCCCGTTGGCGAGGAAGTTCAGCGTGGAGACCCGGTAGGTGCCGGTCGCGCTGAGCGGGGTGCCGTTCAGGGTCATCGAGCCGGGAACGACCCGCGAGCCCTGGGGCCGGCTGGCGTCCCACTGGTACGAGAAGCCCTGGGAGACCCCGAGCGCCAGCGTCGGCCGGCTGCCGCGCGCCGCGACGGGCTGGTACTGCTGCTCCAGGATCGTCGTGATCTGGGCTCCGGTGAGGTCCATCGAGACCAGGAGGTTGCCGAAGGGTGCCACGTCGTAGGCCTCGGCGTAGGTGATCTGACCCGGCCCCTCGGCGTACTTCGGGGCGTAGAGCAGGCTGGCCCGCACCCCGCCGACGTTCATGAAGGAGATCTGCGCTCCGCCACTGGCCGGCGCCTGCGTGCCCCAGAGGATCGCGTCGGCGACGAGGTCACCCATCGGGGTCTCGATGCCGCGGTCGCCCCCGGCGTCCCCGGTGATGTCCTCGGCGTTGCTGCCGACGACCTGCGCCGCGAGCGGGCCGGCGATGGCGTTCCACTTGGCGAGGATCTTGGTCTGCTCCGGGTCGGCCGGGTACGCGGCGCGCGAGACGAGGTGGTTCTGCGCCGTGGTGTGCCGCCGGTCGACGTCACCGGTGCGGCGGTCGATGACGAGGTCGGTCTCGGTGACCACCTGGCCGTAGGACGCCGCGCTGGTGACGAGGCGGTCGTGGCCGGCCGGGTCGGGGATGTGGCAGACGTAGGGCTGGTGGGTGTGACCGGTGATGATGGCGTCGACGTCGGCGGTCATCGTGCGGGCGATCTGGTCGATCGGGCCGGAGATGCCGACGCACTGGTCGTACGTCCCGCTCTGGTAGCCGCCCTCGTGGAGGAGCACGACGATGGACTGCACGCCCTGCTTCTTGAGGAGCTTCGCCTGGCTCTCGGCGGTCTCGACCTCGTCCTTGAAGTCGACCGACGCCACGCCGGCCGGGTCGACGAGGGTCGGGGTCGCCTCGAGGGTCATGCCGATGAAGCCGATCTTCATCCCGTTGACGTTCTTGACCGAGGTCCCCGGCAGGAGGGTGCGGCCGTCGGACTTCTTGACGACGTTGGCCGCCAGCCACTGGAAGTCGGCGCCCCCGTAGGGCTGGGTCGGGAAGTAGCAGCCGTCGACGGGGTGGCAGCCGCCCTTCTGCATACGCAGGAGCTCGGCGGTGCCCTCGTCGAACTCGTGGTTGCCCACGCTGCTGACGTCC
Proteins encoded in this window:
- the mtnA gene encoding S-methyl-5-thioribose-1-phosphate isomerase, which gives rise to MTERAIEWVHDGGRDGRGVLRILDQTVLPLTTTYLDLDTVDGLVEAIDALAVRGAPALGVAGALGVVVALDEGERSGWDAARLDREIDRVRHARPTAVNLAWGVDQVRGLLPQGREAVLRAGLEVAAADEAANRELSRLAADWLLARTGRDRLRVLTHCNAGLLATSGWGTALGVVRELHERGAVEFVYADETRPLLQGARLTAWELAAEGIPHAVQVDGAAASTILRGLVDCAVVGADRIAANGDVANKIGTLGVALACHEAGIPLLVAAPWSTVDLAMADGSGIEIEERSGAEVTTWAGIRTTPEATPGFNPAFDVTPARFVAAVVTERGVVEPSAGHTLAEDPSVPA
- a CDS encoding bifunctional metallophosphatase/5'-nucleotidase — encoded protein: MRSTRRRALGAGLAASALVALVAGTPAVAKSNPIPPAGKGTGPLQSVQLLSFNDYHGHLEATDSPLSATLDPSRTPAGGAEHLATALSELRKDAPKGRSLTVAAGDLIGGSTFLSGLFHDEPAVETLNAMKLDVSSVGNHEFDEGTAELLRMQKGGCHPVDGCYFPTQPYGGADFQWLAANVVKKSDGRTLLPGTSVKNVNGMKIGFIGMTLEATPTLVDPAGVASVDFKDEVETAESQAKLLKKQGVQSIVVLLHEGGYQSGTYDQCVGISGPIDQIARTMTADVDAIITGHTHQPYVCHIPDPAGHDRLVTSAASYGQVVTETDLVIDRRTGDVDRRHTTAQNHLVSRAAYPADPEQTKILAKWNAIAGPLAAQVVGSNAEDITGDAGGDRGIETPMGDLVADAILWGTQAPASGGAQISFMNVGGVRASLLYAPKYAEGPGQITYAEAYDVAPFGNLLVSMDLTGAQITTILEQQYQPVAARGSRPTLALGVSQGFSYQWDASRPQGSRVVPGSMTLNGTPLSATGTYRVSTLNFLANGGDLFTGFSAGTNLLGGAEDLANLVAYVKANPGLRAPADRVAGL
- a CDS encoding S9 family peptidase; the protein is MARPTPPSPPTAPQRPHVREHHGDRVEDPYWWMRDLEDPELLSHLEAENAYAEAVTADLAPLRATLFAEIKARVKEDDLSVPVASGPWWYFSRTAQGRQYTAHVRAPRAEGDPRPDPEGAPLPGEEVVLDGNVEAGDSEFFSLGALTVSPDHRLVAFAVDTAGDERFDLTVREVSSGEVLDRSLTRIGYGCEFSHDGRFVFYTRVDDAWRPHQLWRHRVGTEAADDVLVHQEDDERFWMGISSSRDERWLLLGLGSKTTSEVRILDSTDPEGEWRVVAPRREGVEYDVEPAGDRLLVVHNTHTPDSDLAWAPLDATSHEQWVPLLASGEGERFVGVDAFDRATVLSLRTGGLTALRVLPRDEASVSGHAAPWDVPVEQPVHSIGLGDNPEPDQSTIQVVVESWTTPRTVLDVDLATGAHTVLKRQPVLGGFDAADYEESREWATADDGTAVPVSIVRRRGVTADGTNPGLLGAYGAYEISSDPYFSVARLGLVDRGVVFAVAHVRGGGEMGRRWYDDGKLTAKPNTFSDTVAVARHLVDAGWVAPGRLGLEGGSAGGLLVGAVVNLAPERFRVVHAAVPFVDALTTILQPELPLTVGEWEEWGDPLHDPEVYAAMRAYTPYENIRAVEYPAVLATSSLHDTRVYVTEPAKWVARLRGTVTNDPERSPILLRTELSAGHGGRSGRYAAWEQIAWEWAFVLDRLGATERLDGSRVSG
- a CDS encoding universal stress protein, with the translated sequence MSGSRVVVGVDGSPLSATAVQHAARAAHDRGLPLHVVHAFAPDLPMLGFGALADREVVTAHGRRLLAAAVARAHAVHPDLEVTTALPDGYASTALVSASRSAALVVVGATGFGLLSHTTMGAVARQVLAHARCFVLVVGHETAGAPTRGGRVVVGVDGSKASLTALRAAAHEAQRLGGSLEVVHVWQASGAHDPTLASASSWEDYEQGIERSVRATLAEPGLPAVPAAVHVVREDPVRALVEHAEGADLLVVGSRGAGGFEGLRLGSTATSLVGRCPAPLLVTR